Proteins from a single region of Desulfolutivibrio sulfoxidireducens:
- a CDS encoding YcgL domain-containing protein: MHVAIHQSLSSPSMYLFTREKNDFASLPPDLSAELGELRFLRMSRDRTEETESLARAMDDIIRGVISRGYHVIDWSGRE, encoded by the coding sequence ATGCACGTTGCCATTCATCAAAGCCTTTCGTCGCCCTCGATGTATCTGTTCACGAGAGAAAAAAACGACTTCGCCTCGCTTCCACCCGATCTCTCGGCCGAACTGGGGGAGTTGCGCTTCCTGCGCATGTCCCGCGACCGGACCGAGGAAACGGAGTCCCTGGCCCGGGCCATGGACGACATCATCCGCGGCGTGATCTCCCGGGGATATCACGTGATCGACTGGTCCGGCAGGGAATAG